In Bacteroidota bacterium, one DNA window encodes the following:
- a CDS encoding ferritin family protein produces MKRNLFFMAIAVTVIAFMASCGGNKQENKDKPAQDTTVKVNKTVENLKAALKGETTASAKYDAFAKKAKEEGQIQISKLFEAASKSESIHAGNHKKVLEEMGEKAEVQPDTFSVKTTKENLEAAVKGETYEVQTMYPGFITQAQTDNADKAVKSFNWAFDTEKKHVKMYQAALDAFNAKKTKSLASQYFVCPKCGFTYDAKDVQNECELCGTEKAKYIVIK; encoded by the coding sequence ATGAAGAGAAACTTATTTTTTATGGCAATTGCCGTTACCGTAATCGCCTTTATGGCAAGCTGCGGTGGAAACAAACAGGAAAACAAAGACAAACCGGCACAGGACACAACCGTTAAAGTAAACAAAACCGTTGAGAACCTCAAAGCTGCGCTTAAAGGTGAAACTACTGCCAGTGCAAAATATGATGCATTTGCAAAAAAAGCCAAAGAAGAAGGTCAGATTCAGATTTCCAAATTATTTGAAGCTGCTTCAAAATCAGAAAGTATCCATGCAGGAAATCACAAGAAAGTTTTGGAAGAAATGGGTGAAAAAGCCGAAGTTCAACCCGATACTTTCAGTGTAAAAACCACCAAAGAAAATCTTGAAGCGGCTGTTAAAGGCGAAACTTACGAAGTTCAAACCATGTACCCGGGATTTATAACTCAGGCACAGACCGACAATGCCGACAAAGCAGTAAAGAGCTTCAACTGGGCATTCGACACAGAGAAAAAACACGTAAAAATGTATCAGGCAGCACTTGATGCTTTCAATGCCAAAAAAACAAAATCTTTGGCATCACAGTATTTTGTTTGTCCGAAATGCGGTTTCACCTATGACGCAAAAGATGTTCAGAACGAATGTGAACTCTGCGGAACAGAAAAAGCAAAATACATTGTAATCAAATAA